In the genome of Segnochrobactrum spirostomi, the window GCCGAGCGAACGCGCCGCCTGGACCATGCGCGGATCGAAATTGGAAAGGCTCGCCCCGATCGCCAGCACGGCGAGCGGCATCGCCAGCATGACATGCACGATGGTGACACCGATCCAACTGTCGAGCAGCCCGAAGCGCGACCAGAGTTTCACCATGCCGACCGCATAGATGATCGGCGGCACGATGAGCGGCGACAGAAGAACGACGCGCAACAGCGATGGCCAGCGGCCGACATAGGCCCAGGCGCCGATGGCATAGGCCGCAGCGACGGCGGTCGCGACGACGCTGGTGGCAAGCGCGATCCCGAGGCTCGTCGCCATGCTGGAGAGCCAGCCGGTCCGCCAATCGACCAGCGCCGCGTAGTGAGAGAGCGAGATGCCGTCGTGGGGGAGCGAGAGATAATCGCGATCCGTCAGCGATACGGGGATCACCACGAGGATCGGCACGAAGAGGAAGGCGAGCAGCAGCCAAGCGGCGAGCTTCGGCAGGCCGATCTGGACCAGACGGCGGGCGGGGGTCATGCGCGTCCTCCGCCGAAGGCCGCGCGCATGGCGGGGTGCCGCATGGCGATCGCGACGAGAGCGCCCACCGCGACCAACATCAGCGTCGACAGCGCCGTGGCAACGCCCCAGCGCAGCGTCGAGGAGATCTGAACCGAAATGTATTCGGCGATCATCAGCACGCGGCCGGCGCCGAGAATGGCCGGCGTCACCAGGAAGCCGAGCGAGAAGATCACGGTAAAGAGCGTCGCGATCGCGATGCCAGGGAGGCTCAGCGGCAGCCAGACCCGCCAGAACACCGTCGCAGGCTGCGCGCCGAGCGAACGGGCCGCCTGGATGATCCGCCGGTCGATATCGCCGAGATTGGCGACGAGGAGCAGGATGGCGAACGGCATCATGTAATGGACCATGCCGATCACGACGCCGAACTGGTTATAGACGAGGTCGAGCGGCTCGGAGATCGCGCCGGACTCGGTCAGCACCGTGTTGAGGACCCCGTTGCGGCGCAGGATCGTGATCCAGGAAAAAGCGCGCACCAGCACGGAGATCCAGAACGGCACCATGACGAGGAACAGCGCGAAGCGGCGGCGCCCACGCGACATCTGGACGATGGCGAACGCGACGACGTAGGAGAGCACGACGGTGATCGCCGTCGTCAGCAGCGACACGGTGATCGTGGTGCGAACCACGCGGCCGATCGCAGAATTGCCGAAGAGGCTCAAATAGTTCCCGAATCCGGGCTTCGGCTCCAGAAAGCTCAGAGCCAGAACCTGAAGGATGGGAAACACATAGAGGCCGATCGACAGCACGGCGGCCGGCACGGTGAGCGCGAGCGCCCAGCGCTGGAAGCGAGTCATGGTGCCCTCGTCTTGCTGCCCTCGTCGGACACGCGGTCCGGCCACCGGTGAGCACCGGCGGCCGGTCCGGGTCGACTAGCGGGAGATGAAGTCGAGGAAGCGGTTCTGCAGCTCGGCCTCGTTGGCGGCGTAATAGGCAGCCTGAATCCTCAGCGCCGTCTTGTCGTTCTCCGGAGCGAGCGGGTAGACCGCCTTGTCCTCCGGCGTCATCAGCGCCAGCGCTTTCGGATTGGACGGGCCATTGCCCATCAGGCGCAGCAGCGTGATCTGACCTTCGGGCTGCAGCGAAGAATTGATGAAGTCGAACACCTTCTTGCCGGCCGGGTTGCCCTTCGGCACCGACCAAGCGCTGGAGAACAGCAATTGCTGTGACCAGGTCCAGGCAAAATCCGGATTCTCCTTGTGTAGGAGATTGGCGCGGGTGTGCCAGATATTACCGAGCACGACCTCGCCGTCGCGGAAGAGCTGCTGGCTCTGGGCGCCGCTCTCCCAGAAGATGATATGCGGCAGGAGCGGCTCAAGCTTCTTGAAGGCGCGATCGACGTCGAGGGGATACATGTCCTCGGGCTTGACGCCGTCGGCGAGCAGCACGGCCTCGAGCTGGCCCTGGATCCATTTACACATGGTCCGCTTGCCGGGATACTTCTCCAGATCGAAGAAATCGACCCAGCCGGTCGGGACCTTGCCGCCGGTCTTCTTGGCGTCATAGGCGAGGACGTTGGAGAAGGTGTAGTTGCAGATGCCGAACTCGGCCGCCATGTCCGGACCGACCAGGGTCTTGTCGACGATCGAATAGTCGATCGGCTCGATGAAACCGCCCTTGCCGAGCACGACGGCATCGACCATGCCGCCATCGGTCACGTCCCAAATGACGTTCTTCGACTCGACCATGGCGCGGATGGCGCCCGTGGACGGACCGGCACCGTCGATGGCAACGGGTATGCCCGTCGCAGCCGTATAGGGCGCGCCATAGGCCTTCTGGAACGCCTCGAGCGCGGCGCCGCCCCAATTGCAGATCACGATCTCATTGGCCGCAGCGGAGGCCCCCGTCGGCCGGATCGCGACGGCGAGCCCGAGCCCCGCCATGACAGTCAGGAAGGCGCGGCGATCGAGCTTTCCGGCACGGAACTTCTCCAGCGCGATCTCGGCGCTGTCCTTGCCAAAGCGGTTTAGCGACATCTCGTTCCCCTATTTTTCTCTGGTGGTGCGCGCGCCTTTCAGCGTCTCCCCAAAGCGCGGGCGTGGCGGGTTTCCCGTCTCGCGCCCGTCTCCGCACCGGCATCCTCGAGAGGACGCAGGACGGATCGACCGGATTGCTGGGGCGGGATCGTTGCCGAGGCCGCCCGTCGCTTCCGGTTCTCGTTGCTCGCCGGGTCGCCCCGACGGCACGTTTTTGTCTTGGTGCCTGTCCTGGTTGCCGCAATGGCGGCGCGGGCATCAGACCTCTTCGGACTGGCGGAAATAGTCGGCGTTGAGCGCCTGCAGATCGGCCTGGTCGATATCGACATTTCGGATGTGGGCGGCGAGCCGCGCGGAGGCCAATGCCGGATCGCCGGCCCGAACGGCCGCCAGCACGCCCTTATGTTCCTCGACGATCGCCTCGATATGGTCGCGGCGCATGCCGATCAGGAACTGCACCCGCATCATGTCGGCGCTGACGTGCAGGCAGGCCGTCCAGGCCCGCTCGACGGCGAACGCGCGCATCAGTCCGGAATGGAAGCGCATGTCGGCGCGGTGCAGCGCGGCACGGTCGTTCTTGTCGATCAAACGCTCCTGCTCGCGCAGCAGCATTTCGAGCTCGTCGAGCGCCGCCGGATCCGGCGCCACATCGGTACGGGCGACGACCGCGCTTTCGAGTGCCGAGCGGATGAACACGGCCTCGCGGACGCGCTGCATGTCGATACGCGAGACCAGCGTGCCGCTCTGTGGCGAGATCTCGATCAGTCCCTCGTCGAACAGCCGCGCGAAGGCCTCGCGCACGGGCGTCCGGCTGATGCCCATCGATTTCGCGACCTCGGTCTCCGAGATGCTCGTGCCCGGCTTCAGCCGCGCCGTGACGATCGCCTCACGCAACTCGATGCAGGCACGCGCCGAGATCGTGCCGCGCTTACCGGCGTGGGCGGGATCGATGGGCG includes:
- a CDS encoding ABC transporter permease; translated protein: MTRFQRWALALTVPAAVLSIGLYVFPILQVLALSFLEPKPGFGNYLSLFGNSAIGRVVRTTITVSLLTTAITVVLSYVVAFAIVQMSRGRRRFALFLVMVPFWISVLVRAFSWITILRRNGVLNTVLTESGAISEPLDLVYNQFGVVIGMVHYMMPFAILLLVANLGDIDRRIIQAARSLGAQPATVFWRVWLPLSLPGIAIATLFTVIFSLGFLVTPAILGAGRVLMIAEYISVQISSTLRWGVATALSTLMLVAVGALVAIAMRHPAMRAAFGGGRA
- a CDS encoding ABC transporter substrate-binding protein; the encoded protein is MSLNRFGKDSAEIALEKFRAGKLDRRAFLTVMAGLGLAVAIRPTGASAAANEIVICNWGGAALEAFQKAYGAPYTAATGIPVAIDGAGPSTGAIRAMVESKNVIWDVTDGGMVDAVVLGKGGFIEPIDYSIVDKTLVGPDMAAEFGICNYTFSNVLAYDAKKTGGKVPTGWVDFFDLEKYPGKRTMCKWIQGQLEAVLLADGVKPEDMYPLDVDRAFKKLEPLLPHIIFWESGAQSQQLFRDGEVVLGNIWHTRANLLHKENPDFAWTWSQQLLFSSAWSVPKGNPAGKKVFDFINSSLQPEGQITLLRLMGNGPSNPKALALMTPEDKAVYPLAPENDKTALRIQAAYYAANEAELQNRFLDFISR
- a CDS encoding GntR family transcriptional regulator, giving the protein MLTFNSPIDPAHAGKRGTISARACIELREAIVTARLKPGTSISETEVAKSMGISRTPVREAFARLFDEGLIEISPQSGTLVSRIDMQRVREAVFIRSALESAVVARTDVAPDPAALDELEMLLREQERLIDKNDRAALHRADMRFHSGLMRAFAVERAWTACLHVSADMMRVQFLIGMRRDHIEAIVEEHKGVLAAVRAGDPALASARLAAHIRNVDIDQADLQALNADYFRQSEEV
- a CDS encoding ABC transporter permease — encoded protein: MTPARRLVQIGLPKLAAWLLLAFLFVPILVVIPVSLTDRDYLSLPHDGISLSHYAALVDWRTGWLSSMATSLGIALATSVVATAVAAAYAIGAWAYVGRWPSLLRVVLLSPLIVPPIIYAVGMVKLWSRFGLLDSWIGVTIVHVMLAMPLAVLAIGASLSNFDPRMVQAARSLGARPPTIIFGVILPNLGPGVAAGAILAFITSWDEITVTLFITGRRIVTLPRRIWTSIADSVDPALAAIASALLLATLLALLIRLLVSERWASPTRRNPKDTAKGTPS